A genome region from Thermococcus gorgonarius includes the following:
- the rad50 gene encoding DNA double-strand break repair ATPase Rad50 — protein sequence MKIEKLIIKDFRSHALTKVTFSSGINLIIGQNGSGKSSILDAILVGLYWPTKPKDLKKDDFSRIGGGGTEITVFFEKGNVKYQIHRNITRGIAFVRYHDGSSWKTLETGQKGVREWMEKLVPYDVFLNAVYIRQGEIDAILESDESREKVVRQVLGLDRYENAYKNLLDVRKEIDARIKATEDYLRSTENIDELIGNLEKELVSILGEINELSPRIPVLRKELEKLEEELKELDRKAEELSKIRIGLKEVEGLLRGLRAEESGLVSRIEDVKKRIEKLREKVKEFSEVEPKAEEYRKLSDFLKRFSDSMNRIEKLLATYSQQAENLEERLRELGDKEERMKKLADEKEKLQKELDALEDDVTAYQKARELIANLERLRKRLTLSEEEIEKLEEDIKRARERKEEINRELEEIGSRRGELKSRAGERNKAIIELKKAKGRCPVCGRELTEEHRRELLEKYTAELKDISSEMKSLDERERELRAELVEVEKTLKRERDLFALKEILGQIKEIEEKLKEYDMERLEGASKRAEELKKKLSEIEGKIRELEDELKRGDALRRKLEVIKRKISELEEEKKVLLNELKEFGFESVEDVNSRLRELEPYYNRYLELKPARKELKQEEETLKALNLKLGSVKGEISKTEKNLRALQEKLEEVERSYDRERHEELKKRTKDLSKELAGLEARLRALEERRDEVKGNLEKLKEEKELRKKKASELENLKKARERVQRLREKVKAYKNLLKEGALAKVGEIASEIFEELTEEKYSGVTVKAEENKVRLGVVYNGKEYGLGFLSGGERIALGLAFRLALSLYLAGEISLLILDEPTPYLDDERRRRLVDIMQRYLRKIPQVIVVSHDEELKDAADRVIRVSLENGVSVVREVEVS from the coding sequence ATGAAGATTGAGAAACTCATAATAAAGGACTTCAGGTCGCACGCCCTAACCAAGGTAACCTTCTCGAGCGGGATAAACCTGATAATCGGCCAGAACGGCTCCGGCAAGAGTTCTATCCTCGATGCGATTCTGGTTGGCCTCTACTGGCCGACAAAACCAAAAGACCTCAAAAAGGACGACTTCTCACGCATAGGCGGAGGCGGAACCGAAATCACAGTCTTCTTCGAGAAGGGGAACGTAAAGTATCAGATTCACAGGAACATAACTAGGGGAATAGCGTTCGTTCGCTACCACGATGGAAGCTCCTGGAAGACCCTGGAGACGGGGCAGAAAGGAGTGCGCGAATGGATGGAGAAGCTCGTCCCCTACGATGTCTTTCTGAACGCGGTCTACATCCGCCAGGGTGAGATTGACGCGATCCTTGAGAGCGACGAGAGCAGGGAGAAGGTAGTCAGGCAGGTTCTCGGGCTCGACAGGTACGAGAACGCCTACAAGAACCTTCTGGATGTAAGGAAAGAAATAGACGCGAGAATAAAGGCGACGGAGGACTACCTTAGGAGCACCGAAAACATCGATGAGCTAATCGGAAATCTGGAAAAAGAGCTGGTTTCCATCCTCGGGGAGATAAACGAGCTCTCGCCAAGGATCCCAGTGCTCAGAAAGGAACTTGAGAAGCTCGAAGAAGAGCTGAAAGAACTCGACAGAAAAGCCGAAGAACTATCAAAAATCAGGATCGGGCTGAAGGAGGTAGAAGGCCTGCTGAGAGGACTCAGGGCGGAGGAATCGGGCCTCGTAAGCAGGATCGAGGACGTTAAAAAGAGAATCGAGAAGCTCAGGGAAAAAGTAAAGGAATTCAGCGAAGTGGAGCCAAAGGCGGAGGAATACAGGAAGTTGTCTGACTTTTTGAAGAGATTCAGCGATAGCATGAACAGGATAGAGAAACTTCTGGCCACTTACTCCCAGCAGGCTGAGAACCTCGAAGAGCGCCTCCGTGAGCTTGGAGACAAGGAGGAGAGAATGAAAAAGCTCGCCGATGAGAAAGAAAAACTGCAAAAGGAGCTTGATGCGCTTGAAGATGACGTTACTGCCTACCAGAAGGCAAGGGAATTGATTGCAAACCTGGAGAGGCTCAGGAAGAGGCTCACACTGAGCGAGGAGGAAATAGAAAAGCTGGAAGAAGACATCAAGAGAGCTAGGGAGAGAAAGGAGGAGATAAACAGGGAACTCGAGGAGATAGGCTCCAGGAGGGGAGAGCTGAAGAGCAGGGCTGGAGAGAGAAACAAAGCCATAATAGAGCTCAAGAAAGCCAAAGGCAGATGTCCTGTATGCGGCAGGGAGCTAACCGAGGAGCACAGAAGGGAACTTCTCGAAAAATACACGGCAGAACTCAAGGATATATCGAGCGAGATGAAAAGCCTCGACGAAAGGGAGAGGGAGTTAAGGGCCGAGCTGGTTGAGGTAGAGAAGACATTAAAACGTGAGAGAGATCTCTTCGCCCTCAAGGAAATCCTTGGACAGATAAAGGAGATCGAGGAGAAGCTGAAGGAGTACGACATGGAGCGCCTTGAAGGGGCCAGCAAGAGGGCCGAGGAGCTGAAGAAGAAGCTCTCCGAAATCGAGGGTAAAATACGGGAGCTTGAAGACGAGCTGAAGAGGGGAGATGCCCTGAGGAGGAAGCTTGAGGTTATTAAGAGGAAGATCAGCGAGCTTGAGGAAGAGAAAAAGGTCCTCCTCAATGAGTTGAAAGAATTTGGGTTTGAAAGCGTTGAGGATGTCAACTCCAGGCTGAGGGAGCTCGAGCCGTATTACAACCGTTACCTCGAGCTGAAACCGGCCAGAAAAGAGCTCAAACAGGAAGAAGAGACCCTCAAAGCCCTGAACCTGAAGCTCGGCTCCGTTAAAGGGGAGATCTCCAAGACCGAGAAGAACCTCCGGGCCCTTCAAGAAAAACTTGAGGAGGTTGAGAGATCCTACGATAGGGAACGACACGAGGAGCTGAAGAAGAGAACAAAGGATCTCTCAAAGGAGCTCGCGGGTCTTGAAGCCCGTCTAAGGGCCCTGGAGGAGAGAAGGGACGAAGTAAAGGGTAACCTGGAAAAGCTGAAGGAAGAAAAGGAACTCAGAAAGAAGAAAGCCAGCGAACTTGAAAACCTCAAGAAGGCCAGGGAGAGAGTTCAGAGGCTCAGGGAAAAGGTCAAGGCGTACAAGAACCTTCTAAAGGAAGGGGCTTTGGCCAAGGTCGGTGAAATCGCCAGCGAGATCTTTGAGGAGCTGACGGAGGAGAAGTACTCAGGCGTCACGGTTAAAGCAGAGGAGAACAAGGTCAGGCTGGGCGTGGTCTACAACGGGAAGGAATACGGTCTCGGCTTCCTGAGCGGCGGGGAAAGGATAGCCCTTGGCCTAGCCTTCCGGCTTGCTTTATCGCTTTATCTGGCAGGTGAGATAAGCCTCCTTATCCTCGATGAGCCGACACCTTATCTGGACGACGAAAGGCGGAGAAGACTCGTTGACATAATGCAGCGCTACCTCAGGAAGATACCGCAGGTTATAGTCGTTTCCCACGATGAAGAGCTCAAAGACGCGGCCGATAGGGTCATCAGGGTGAGCCTTGAGAACGGTGTTTCAGTTGTGAGGGAAGTGGAGGTGAGCTGA